In Candidatus Poribacteria bacterium, a genomic segment contains:
- a CDS encoding VOC family protein: protein MAFTFDHVHLRCEDLDRTISYYENMFDGKVLETVDVGRLEVVRMEIGGERIFLSSKLEDMEVEDTSGNPRWGLFQLAFTVENLEATVEELQAKGAELDYLLPEIKRAFFNGPDNVHIELIER, encoded by the coding sequence ATGGCATTTACATTTGACCACGTCCATCTTCGGTGCGAGGACTTGGACAGAACAATCAGTTATTACGAAAATATGTTTGACGGCAAGGTCTTAGAAACAGTTGATGTCGGCAGATTAGAAGTCGTCCGTATGGAGATCGGCGGGGAACGGATATTCCTCTCCTCTAAATTAGAGGACATGGAGGTAGAAGATACCAGCGGCAATCCACGCTGGGGGCTCTTCCAACTTGCTTTCACTGTAGAAAACCTCGAGGCGACCGTCGAAGAACTCCAGGCGAAAGGCGCAGAACTCGACTATCTGCTACCTGAAATCAAAAGGGCGTTCTTTAACGGACCTGACAACGTTCATATCGAACTCATTGAGAGGTAA
- a CDS encoding sulfatase-like hydrolase/transferase, protein MKINTVNKFLLISVDCWRFDALSRTNPLFNTPKFDLLTKDFSFAEKFFVSAPATRPSHTSYFTGLYPFEHGLYGQSYLKMFEGIPNLFQIFSDAGYHITSRSERPDVFRFLDYEPFITEVDPNAEAQHLGSLENLIQRLKQPSDVPQFCFLHFWYAHAEYGMSGIPGASSFEYLVDNSRTDEALRIYYAAATHVLEFKLVEILKQLQLSEWAVFIFGDHGEGICDEIINHGATLHQNVLHVPLLVHIPGTTNLEFPDPPISAIDLFPTITNLAGIDVNYHGYGQDLLSPSEINDDRLVLSELDTRFGIRFLNKNNLEMPHHRVTSRTTVDNTEINRFSEGVQLWSLTDGEYLYREDENTGEFVYRDVLSGEDLTCEDPDRFRNAYDEILMNSNYQHLQAQESTVEETEILEDRLRDLGYVE, encoded by the coding sequence ATGAAAATCAACACTGTCAATAAATTTCTACTCATCTCAGTTGATTGCTGGCGGTTCGATGCACTCAGTCGGACGAATCCCCTTTTTAATACGCCGAAGTTCGATCTGCTAACCAAGGATTTCTCGTTTGCTGAAAAGTTTTTTGTGTCGGCACCAGCGACCCGTCCGTCTCATACCTCCTATTTTACAGGCCTCTACCCCTTTGAACACGGTCTCTACGGACAGAGTTATCTCAAGATGTTCGAGGGGATTCCAAACCTATTTCAGATATTCAGTGATGCCGGCTATCATATCACGAGCCGTTCGGAACGTCCCGATGTGTTCCGCTTCCTCGACTATGAGCCATTTATTACAGAGGTCGATCCGAATGCAGAAGCACAACATCTCGGTTCGCTTGAGAACCTAATCCAACGGCTCAAGCAGCCTTCGGACGTGCCGCAATTTTGTTTCCTGCATTTCTGGTACGCACACGCTGAATACGGCATGAGCGGGATTCCGGGCGCGTCAAGCTTCGAGTATCTTGTTGATAACAGTAGGACGGATGAGGCGTTACGTATCTATTATGCCGCTGCGACGCATGTCCTGGAATTTAAGTTGGTCGAAATTCTGAAGCAACTTCAACTCTCAGAATGGGCGGTCTTCATCTTCGGGGACCACGGTGAAGGTATCTGCGATGAGATTATAAACCACGGTGCCACGCTCCATCAGAATGTGCTACACGTCCCGCTGTTAGTACATATTCCCGGCACAACGAATTTGGAATTCCCGGATCCACCCATTTCAGCGATTGATCTGTTCCCGACAATCACGAACCTTGCGGGTATTGATGTCAACTATCACGGATATGGACAAGATCTGTTATCTCCATCGGAAATTAATGACGATCGATTGGTCCTGTCGGAATTGGACACTCGCTTCGGGATCAGATTTCTCAACAAAAACAACTTGGAGATGCCACACCACCGCGTAACTTCTCGGACAACGGTTGATAACACAGAGATTAATAGGTTTTCGGAAGGAGTTCAACTCTGGTCGCTAACGGATGGTGAATATCTTTATCGTGAAGATGAAAATACGGGTGAGTTTGTGTATCGGGATGTGTTGAGCGGCGAAGATCTCACCTGCGAAGACCCAGACCGTTTCCGCAACGCGTATGACGAAATCCTGATGAACTCTAATTACCAGCACTTGCAAGCACAAGAATCTACGGTTGAGGAAACAGAGATTCTGGAAGATAGATTACGGGATCTCGGATATGTTGAGTAG
- a CDS encoding formylglycine-generating enzyme family protein gives MDVKRKTTRPWIRSKLIFICLSICFFTPTEAGFTERLLVIVNDTDSSEMVLIPAGSSLMGSTPAQTAALIDKDDRLAADFFHAEQPQHAVSLPAFYMDRYPVTNAQYAAFIAATGHPAPKYWTSAPHIGTEASFPVGAKHGTHPVVGVSYADAIAYCEWAGKRLPTEAEWEKAARGGLANQQYPWGNESSRNHANTAGAWGKDKWLWTSPVGDFPPNGYGLSDMAGNVFEWCADWYASDYYQRTQGENPQGPEEGQTRVLRGGSWSNNVFGIYQMRCAYRFHARPETRNLTIGFRCAATPAP, from the coding sequence ATGGATGTGAAACGCAAAACAACTCGCCCATGGATCAGAAGCAAACTAATTTTTATCTGCTTGAGCATCTGTTTTTTCACTCCCACGGAGGCAGGGTTCACTGAACGCCTGCTTGTCATCGTCAATGACACAGACAGTAGTGAGATGGTGCTGATTCCAGCTGGGAGTTCTCTCATGGGAAGTACACCCGCACAAACTGCCGCTTTGATTGACAAGGATGACCGGCTCGCTGCCGATTTTTTCCACGCCGAACAGCCTCAGCACGCTGTTTCGCTTCCGGCTTTCTATATGGATCGCTATCCTGTGACCAACGCCCAATATGCGGCTTTTATCGCCGCAACCGGGCATCCGGCACCGAAGTATTGGACATCCGCGCCACATATAGGGACTGAAGCATCCTTTCCTGTCGGTGCCAAACACGGCACACACCCTGTTGTGGGGGTCTCTTACGCTGATGCTATAGCGTACTGCGAATGGGCAGGAAAACGCTTGCCTACGGAAGCGGAATGGGAGAAGGCGGCACGCGGTGGACTCGCCAATCAGCAGTATCCCTGGGGAAACGAATCCTCTCGAAATCATGCAAACACTGCTGGAGCTTGGGGGAAAGACAAGTGGCTTTGGACCTCGCCGGTTGGAGATTTTCCACCGAATGGGTACGGATTATCCGATATGGCGGGCAATGTGTTTGAGTGGTGTGCTGACTGGTATGCCTCGGATTATTACCAGCGGACGCAAGGCGAAAATCCACAGGGACCTGAGGAGGGACAAACCCGTGTTTTGCGCGGCGGTTCGTGGAGTAACAATGTTTTTGGCATCTATCAGATGCGGTGTGCGTATCGATTTCACGCGCGTCCAGAAACCCGAAATCTCACTATCGGTTTTCGGTGTGCTGCAACCCCTGCCCCTTAA